The window CGCCGCCTCCGCGAGACCCGCCCTGCCCTCCCATGCTCCGTCGAGGTGGAGAAGCCGCGTCCCGGAATCGAGGCGGTGTTTGCAGACGTGAGGGTGCTGGTTTTCTCACGTGTCTATGCTAACTATCTAGGATTCGACGCGCCCCATGCCTTGCTGTTCGAGATGCGGGAGCAGGCTCCCCAGGCCGACCTGATCCTCTCATGGGGTAAGGAGGGCGCCTACGGCCTCGATCGACGGGGAGCCATTTATCATAGTCCCGCTTATCCTCCTATCGAGGTTAAAGACACGCTGGGAGCGGGCGACACCTTCAACGCGGGGCTGATCGACGCTTATCTCAGAGGTTTTGGATTGGCCGAGGCTCTGTCGCGCGCCTGCCGCCTGGCCGGTAAAAAATGCGGCCAGATCGGCCTGGAGGGATTGGGAGGTGAGGCGTGTTAGATCCGTGACCGTAGATCGAGCGCAAATGTTAGCACCAGATGTGAGGCAGAATGCCGTTATGGCGAACCGTCCGCGAGCGCTCGTCGCGTGGAGCAGCGGGAAGGACTCGGCTTGGGCGCTCCAGGTCTTACGGCAGGCGGGTGAGGTGGAGGTGGTGGGACTGCTCACCACCTTCAACGAGGCGTTCGATCGGGTGGCCATGCACGCCGTTCGGCGTGGGCTAGTCGAGGCGCAGGCACGGGCCGCCAGCCTCCCGCTCATCGATGTGCCGCTGCCCTGGCCCTGCTCGAATGCGGATTACGAGGAGGCGATGGGCCGGGCCCTAGCCGAGGCGCGCACGCAGCTCAAGGTTACGCATGTCGCCTTCGGCGATCTCTTCCTTGAGGACGTCCGGCACTATCGCGAGAGTCGGATGCAGGGCACTGGCCTCACACCGCTGTTTCCGCTCTGGGGAATGCCAACGGCCACGCTCGCCCGCACCATGGTTGCGTCAGGTCTCACGGCGCGCATCACGTGCGTCGATCCAAACAGGCTCTCCGCCTCGTATGCAGGACGCCTGTTCGATGGACACCTATTGGATGAATTGCCTGATGATGTAGATCCCTGTGGCGAACGAGGGGAGTTTCACACCTTCGCCTGTGCAGGGCCGATGTTCGCCCATCCGATCCCGGTGAGCCTCGGGGAGGTTGTCGCCCGTGACGGCTTCGTCTTCGCCGACCTGCTGCCAGGAACCGACAGCGACGGCTGTTGAGCCCAGCGGCGCTGAGTGTAGCCGATTCTTAAAGATGAAAGATTATCTTGACTATGCCTTACTAAATAAATATAGTAAGGCATAAAGATATATCGTAGAGGATTCTGCCAATGGAAACCGCGCATGTGACAAGTAAGGGTCAGCTCGTCGTCCCGTCTCGGCTGCGTCGCAAGTATGGCATCAAGCCCGGTACGAAGATCTGCTTTATCGAGCGCGATAGCGAGATCGTATTCCAGCCCGTAACACCGGAATATATCCGGAGCGTCTGCGGTATGCTCAAAAGCGAGACGTCCGTCACTGGAGAGCTGCTAAAGGAACGGGCGAGGGACAAGGAGCGCGAAGAGGCCGAGTTTGAAGCGAACCGTACTCGATAGCTACGCGGTGCTTGCCTTTCTATTCAAGGAGAAGGGCTACGAGAAGGTCCTCGATCTTTTTGAGAAGGCCGCCCAGACCGACCAGGTTCTTCTTATCGCGGCCCCAAACTGGGCGGAGGTGAGGTACATGGTCGAGCGAAAAGCCGGAGCAGAGCGCTGGAGTGAGGTCCGGCACAAACTTCTCGGGCTTCCGCTTGAAGTGGTTCCGGCGGACCAAACGCTTGCGGAGATCGCTGGCGAGATCAAGGCGTCCCGAAAGATGTCGCTGGCGGATTGCTTTGCTGCCGCGTTAGCAAAACAAAAAAAGGCCGACGTGTACATCGGCGATCCC of the Candidatus Methylomirabilota bacterium genome contains:
- a CDS encoding adenine nucleotide alpha hydrolase; translated protein: MANRPRALVAWSSGKDSAWALQVLRQAGEVEVVGLLTTFNEAFDRVAMHAVRRGLVEAQARAASLPLIDVPLPWPCSNADYEEAMGRALAEARTQLKVTHVAFGDLFLEDVRHYRESRMQGTGLTPLFPLWGMPTATLARTMVASGLTARITCVDPNRLSASYAGRLFDGHLLDELPDDVDPCGERGEFHTFACAGPMFAHPIPVSLGEVVARDGFVFADLLPGTDSDGC
- a CDS encoding ketohexokinase; translated protein: MARILAIGTATIDLIFTLTHYPDEDAEIRAKGLRPSHGGNAANTLVVLSQLGHACAFGGVVADDPEAAPIRERLARHQIDLTACRHIRGRSPTSCVLLSLKGGTRTIVHYRDLPEYGDDEFRRIDLTPFDWVHFEGRDGSETARMIRRLRETRPALPCSVEVEKPRPGIEAVFADVRVLVFSRVYANYLGFDAPHALLFEMREQAPQADLILSWGKEGAYGLDRRGAIYHSPAYPPIEVKDTLGAGDTFNAGLIDAYLRGFGLAEALSRACRLAGKKCGQIGLEGLGGEAC
- a CDS encoding type II toxin-antitoxin system VapC family toxin; protein product: MKRTVLDSYAVLAFLFKEKGYEKVLDLFEKAAQTDQVLLIAAPNWAEVRYMVERKAGAERWSEVRHKLLGLPLEVVPADQTLAEIAGEIKASRKMSLADCFAAALAKQKKADVYIGDPEFKSVEKDIRVLWL
- a CDS encoding AbrB/MazE/SpoVT family DNA-binding domain-containing protein; its protein translation is METAHVTSKGQLVVPSRLRRKYGIKPGTKICFIERDSEIVFQPVTPEYIRSVCGMLKSETSVTGELLKERARDKEREEAEFEANRTR